Proteins from a genomic interval of Halopseudomonas litoralis:
- a CDS encoding TonB-dependent receptor, with amino-acid sequence MSVQHAMTRSTGFRLSALALAIAVSAPLYAQTQQPEVVDVIGQAAQLEQALDDQRRANTIKSVVHADAIGQLPDDNAAEALQRIPGLSVERDQGEGRFVRVRGLSSDLNSVTINGTLVPAPEDDRRAVAMDVLPSELVQSLSVVKTLTPDMDANSLGGTIEVESLSAFDHDGLFYSLSAEGSHDENTSENSPKLSAAFSNRFSIGDGVDNFGIAAALSWQEREFGSDNVETGGAWDFDDGNQLEEVEQRRYDITRERTGFGLNLDYRPDEHSEVWLRTLYSRYKDDEVRQGLVTEFADPQLSGELGDAEVSRELKAREETQEVKSFVFGGKRQLGEWGISAQAGYSKAGEDSPGGIGNAAFEGNDDFSNIGYNGTRKPRLRSGADLHDPNNFSLTELEWEKQKTTDTEKNIKLDLTRDFYLSSMPSQVAFGGKVSRREKDNDLDIWTYEDFGDLGFSDAQLNLSGFTRGTTDYGLGRFGPEISDSAVENLISGLDRDSFYNEEESRINDFTIEEDINAAYLMSTLDIDDLRIIAGIRYESTRLKARGTGLDNGEFTANNTNNKYDHWLPGLHAIYQLNDKTQIRTAWTNSVVRPTFGQLFPGFMMDDDEAEFGNPDLNPLESANFDLGIEHYMGRAGAVSAFLFYKDIDNFVYTADVAGTGDYVDFSEAITSVNGESAEVYGLELAYSQKFSWLPAPWNGLLLNANTTFTHSDADIEQFDPDLGAMRGRSISLPGQSDVTGNLTVGWENDSLSLRLSTNYKSDYLDEVGDVLDSRYDYQVDDQLFVDFSASYFLRDNLQVFFEAQNLTDESYYVYTGSRRYNAQYEEYGPSYKIGLTLTHF; translated from the coding sequence ATGTCCGTGCAACATGCCATGACTCGGAGCACCGGGTTTCGTCTCAGCGCGCTGGCGCTGGCCATCGCCGTAAGCGCGCCGCTGTATGCGCAGACCCAGCAACCCGAAGTGGTTGATGTCATTGGCCAGGCCGCGCAGCTGGAGCAGGCGCTGGACGATCAGCGCCGCGCCAATACTATAAAAAGCGTGGTACATGCCGACGCCATCGGCCAGTTGCCCGATGACAACGCCGCCGAGGCCCTGCAGCGTATCCCCGGCCTGTCGGTTGAGCGCGACCAGGGTGAAGGCCGCTTTGTGCGGGTGCGCGGGCTGAGTTCAGATCTGAACAGCGTGACCATCAACGGTACTCTGGTGCCGGCACCAGAGGATGATCGCCGGGCGGTGGCCATGGATGTGTTGCCCAGCGAGCTGGTGCAGTCGCTGTCGGTGGTCAAGACGTTGACGCCGGATATGGACGCCAACTCCCTGGGCGGCACCATCGAGGTCGAAAGCCTGTCAGCCTTCGACCATGACGGCCTGTTCTACAGCCTCAGCGCCGAAGGCAGCCATGACGAGAATACCAGCGAGAACAGCCCCAAACTATCCGCCGCCTTCAGCAACCGCTTCAGTATTGGCGATGGCGTGGACAACTTCGGTATCGCCGCTGCCCTGAGTTGGCAGGAGCGGGAGTTCGGTTCGGATAACGTCGAAACCGGCGGCGCCTGGGACTTCGATGACGGCAACCAGCTGGAGGAAGTTGAGCAGCGCCGCTACGACATCACCCGCGAGCGCACCGGTTTCGGTCTGAACCTGGATTACCGCCCGGATGAGCACAGCGAAGTCTGGCTGCGTACCCTCTATAGCCGCTACAAGGACGACGAGGTGCGCCAGGGTCTGGTCACCGAGTTCGCCGATCCGCAATTGTCCGGTGAGCTGGGCGACGCCGAAGTCTCCCGCGAGCTCAAGGCCCGCGAGGAAACCCAGGAGGTCAAGAGCTTCGTGTTCGGCGGCAAACGCCAGCTGGGCGAGTGGGGCATCAGTGCGCAGGCCGGATACAGCAAGGCCGGCGAGGATAGCCCCGGTGGTATCGGCAATGCGGCTTTCGAAGGCAATGATGATTTCAGCAATATCGGCTACAACGGCACCCGCAAACCACGGCTGCGCAGCGGAGCGGACTTGCATGACCCCAACAATTTCAGCCTGACCGAACTCGAATGGGAGAAGCAGAAAACCACCGACACCGAGAAGAACATCAAGCTCGACCTGACCCGGGACTTCTACCTGAGCAGCATGCCCTCGCAGGTGGCCTTCGGCGGCAAGGTAAGCCGTCGGGAAAAGGACAACGACCTGGATATCTGGACCTATGAAGACTTCGGTGATCTGGGTTTCAGCGACGCTCAGTTGAACCTGTCCGGCTTCACCCGTGGCACCACCGATTACGGTCTGGGCCGTTTCGGACCGGAAATCTCCGACAGCGCGGTGGAGAATCTGATCAGTGGCCTGGATAGGGACAGTTTCTACAACGAAGAGGAGTCACGCATCAACGACTTCACCATCGAGGAAGACATCAACGCCGCCTACCTGATGAGTACCCTGGATATCGATGACCTGCGCATCATCGCTGGGATTCGCTATGAAAGCACCAGGCTGAAGGCCCGCGGCACCGGCCTGGACAATGGCGAATTCACCGCCAATAACACCAACAACAAATACGATCACTGGCTGCCGGGCCTCCATGCCATCTACCAGCTCAACGACAAGACCCAGATCCGCACCGCCTGGACCAACAGCGTGGTGCGCCCAACCTTCGGTCAGCTATTCCCCGGCTTCATGATGGATGATGACGAGGCCGAGTTCGGCAACCCTGACCTCAACCCGCTGGAGTCCGCCAACTTCGACCTCGGCATCGAGCACTACATGGGTCGCGCCGGTGCCGTGTCGGCCTTTCTGTTCTACAAGGACATCGACAACTTCGTCTATACCGCGGATGTCGCCGGCACCGGTGACTATGTCGATTTCAGCGAAGCCATCACTTCGGTCAACGGCGAAAGCGCCGAGGTCTATGGACTGGAGCTGGCCTACTCCCAGAAGTTCAGCTGGCTGCCAGCTCCATGGAACGGCTTGCTGCTGAATGCCAACACCACCTTCACCCACTCGGACGCCGACATCGAACAGTTCGACCCGGATCTGGGTGCCATGCGTGGCCGCAGTATCAGCCTGCCGGGTCAGTCCGACGTCACCGGCAACCTGACGGTCGGCTGGGAAAACGACAGCCTGAGTCTGCGCTTGTCGACCAACTACAAATCCGACTACCTGGACGAGGTCGGCGATGTGCTGGACTCGCGCTATGACTACCAAGTGGATGACCAGCTGTTCGTCGACTTCAGCGCCAGCTACTTCCTGCGCGACAACCTGCAGGTGTTCTTCGAGGCGCAGAACCTCACCGACGAGTCCTACTACGTCTACACCGGCAGCCGCCGCTACAACGCCCAATACGAAGAGTACGGCCCGAGCTACAAGATCGGCCTGACTCTGACGCACTTCTGA
- a CDS encoding GGDEF domain-containing protein has translation MTSMLAMHRFKLAGLLIAAHTGLLLHLLAGEIKPLAVWDWLDIAGEGGSAVLLLTWTGLLLKSRPAGYVTNLLFFGLACLFFSLFMDTVDEFIVLPDAVAWDGWLESGPMPLGFALLTMGIFHWHREQLAINEQMRNRERVFREHRQFDKLTPLGDANYLKTQFQLALTEAEKDRQPLSMIMLDLDGFSRVNREYGHGEGDRLLQVLTQLLLLNLRQHDLLCRLAGDRFVIVLPHTGERQAQVLAGEVGEAVRSLAYKSSRHGERVDLSASVVALMARDEDADTLLQRLNIAMARAKQSLTVKYG, from the coding sequence ATGACATCCATGCTCGCCATGCACCGCTTCAAGCTCGCCGGCTTGCTGATCGCTGCCCATACCGGGCTGTTGCTGCACCTGCTGGCCGGCGAGATCAAGCCGCTGGCTGTCTGGGACTGGCTGGATATCGCCGGCGAGGGTGGTTCGGCGGTGCTACTGCTGACCTGGACCGGCCTGCTGCTCAAGAGCCGCCCGGCCGGCTATGTGACCAACCTGTTGTTCTTCGGGCTGGCCTGCCTATTCTTCAGTCTGTTCATGGACACTGTGGATGAGTTCATTGTGCTGCCTGATGCGGTGGCTTGGGACGGCTGGCTGGAGTCCGGGCCCATGCCGCTCGGCTTTGCCTTGCTGACCATGGGGATCTTCCACTGGCACAGGGAGCAGTTGGCGATTAATGAACAGATGCGCAACCGCGAGCGGGTGTTTCGTGAGCATCGCCAATTCGACAAGCTGACCCCGCTGGGTGATGCCAATTATCTGAAAACCCAGTTCCAGCTGGCGTTAACCGAGGCCGAAAAGGACCGACAGCCATTGTCGATGATCATGCTGGATCTGGACGGCTTTTCCAGAGTTAATCGGGAATATGGTCATGGTGAGGGCGATCGTCTGCTGCAGGTGCTGACTCAATTATTGCTGCTGAATCTGCGTCAGCATGATCTGTTGTGCCGTCTGGCGGGAGACAGGTTTGTGATTGTCCTGCCGCATACGGGTGAGCGGCAGGCGCAGGTGTTGGCCGGGGAAGTAGGCGAGGCGGTGCGCAGCCTGGCCTACAAGAGCAGCCGTCACGGCGAGCGTGTTGATTTGTCAGCCAGCGTGGTGGCGCTGATGGCCCGGGATGAGGATGCGGACACGTTGTTGCAGCGGCTCAATATCGCCATGGCGCGGGCCAAGCAGAGCCTGACGGTGAAGTATGGATAG
- a CDS encoding AraC family transcriptional regulator: MDRPSVRSGWLECDIRFIPAHYQPASLIDLALGRGVNAHRLLQGTGLFHEDILTGHQRVSPQQFLLLIANVQQQMHADDTSFLLGQQWLPGHFGAASHALGHAVNLLEALERLVRLQPLLWPLLRLRLRVDEHHIWLEWGDSFGVGAQGVFLIEAGMAAVMGMSQWLSGQRLPWSFHLSHEQPRYTEQYWVHLGERLRFGSPLNQMCLPRDFLYKPWLGASATAGQVAEQEGLLMLSALPASQSLLDSLHDYLVAHVRRPLRLEGVAEAFDMSAATLKRKLHKHGTGFQQQLDRARSSVALELYQSRGYSSEDVADYLNFTDRANFRRSLRRWTGLLPSELQNWLMSGR, translated from the coding sequence ATGGATAGGCCCAGCGTGCGCAGTGGCTGGCTGGAGTGCGATATCCGCTTCATTCCGGCGCACTACCAGCCTGCCAGTCTAATCGACCTGGCGCTGGGCCGCGGTGTCAATGCGCATCGTCTGCTGCAGGGCACCGGTCTGTTCCATGAGGATATTCTCACCGGGCATCAACGGGTCAGCCCGCAGCAGTTTCTGCTTCTGATCGCCAATGTTCAGCAGCAGATGCATGCTGACGACACCTCTTTCCTGCTTGGCCAGCAGTGGCTGCCTGGGCATTTCGGGGCCGCCAGCCATGCTCTGGGGCACGCGGTCAATCTGCTGGAGGCGCTGGAGCGTCTGGTGCGCTTGCAACCGTTGTTATGGCCGTTGCTGCGCCTGCGTCTGCGGGTCGATGAGCACCATATCTGGCTGGAGTGGGGCGACAGCTTCGGGGTGGGCGCGCAGGGCGTGTTTCTGATCGAGGCAGGTATGGCCGCCGTCATGGGCATGAGCCAGTGGTTATCCGGCCAACGCCTGCCCTGGTCGTTCCACCTGAGTCACGAACAGCCGCGTTATACCGAACAGTATTGGGTGCATCTCGGCGAGCGACTGCGCTTCGGCAGTCCGCTGAACCAGATGTGCCTGCCGCGTGATTTTCTGTATAAGCCCTGGCTCGGCGCCTCGGCTACTGCGGGTCAGGTGGCGGAGCAGGAAGGCTTGCTCATGTTGTCGGCGTTGCCCGCCTCGCAGAGTCTGCTGGACAGTCTGCATGACTATCTGGTGGCGCATGTTCGTCGCCCGTTGCGGCTGGAAGGCGTGGCCGAGGCCTTCGACATGAGCGCTGCAACTCTCAAGCGTAAATTGCACAAGCACGGTACCGGCTTCCAGCAGCAATTGGATCGGGCCCGCTCCAGTGTGGCCCTGGAGCTCTACCAGAGCCGCGGCTATTCCAGCGAAGACGTTGCCGATTACCTCAACTTCACTGACCGCGCCAACTTCCGCCGCTCCCTGCGGCGCTGGACCGGGTTATTGCCCAGCGAGCTGCAGAACTGGCTGATGTCCGGGAGGTAG
- the mtgA gene encoding monofunctional biosynthetic peptidoglycan transglycosylase: MLLKTILRKTTKWLLILLLFSLLPVILFRWVPVPGSMLMAERWIEARSDNRQLDFHKRWLPYRQIPDNIKMAVIAAEDQRFAEHHGLDLKAIQAALEHNQRGGNLRGASTLSQQVAKNLFLWSDRSWLRKGLEVWFTLAIETLWPKQRILEVYLNIVEWDDGVFGVSAAAEHHFGVAAGVLSDQQAAQLAAVLPSPLRWSAANPPAHALQRSNWIRRQARQLGGSHYLRQMEAGRDWPQWLSPRYWSQRLGS, encoded by the coding sequence ATCCTATTGAAGACGATTCTGCGCAAAACCACCAAATGGCTGCTGATTCTCCTACTGTTCAGCCTACTACCGGTCATCCTGTTCCGCTGGGTGCCCGTACCCGGCTCGATGCTGATGGCTGAACGTTGGATCGAGGCGCGCAGTGACAACCGCCAGCTGGACTTTCACAAGCGTTGGCTGCCCTACCGGCAGATACCCGACAACATCAAAATGGCGGTCATCGCCGCCGAAGATCAGCGCTTTGCCGAGCATCATGGCCTCGACCTCAAGGCAATCCAGGCCGCGCTCGAACACAACCAGCGTGGCGGCAATCTGCGGGGCGCCAGCACCCTGAGCCAACAGGTCGCCAAGAACCTGTTTCTCTGGTCGGACCGCAGCTGGCTGCGCAAGGGGCTGGAAGTCTGGTTCACTCTGGCCATCGAGACGCTCTGGCCCAAGCAACGGATTCTTGAGGTGTACCTGAATATCGTCGAATGGGACGATGGGGTATTCGGTGTCTCCGCCGCTGCCGAACACCATTTCGGCGTAGCGGCAGGCGTCCTGTCCGATCAGCAGGCCGCGCAGTTGGCCGCGGTCCTGCCAAGCCCGCTCCGCTGGAGCGCCGCCAACCCACCGGCCCATGCTCTGCAGCGCAGCAACTGGATTCGCCGCCAGGCCCGCCAGCTGGGCGGCAGCCATTACCTGCGACAGATGGAAGCCGGACGCGATTGGCCGCAGTGGTTGAGTCCGCGTTATTGGAGTCAGCGGCTGGGTAGTTGA
- a CDS encoding DUF423 domain-containing protein gives MAKVLLLLAALSGFTGVALGAFAAHALRSRLPEKMLGVFQTGVQYQLWHTAALIGVALLLLRWPESALFKASGALFVVGILLFSGSLYLMTLGGLRLGMVTPIGGVCFLAAWVCFGMGVWRSM, from the coding sequence ATGGCCAAGGTCCTGTTGCTGCTGGCAGCGCTCAGCGGCTTCACCGGCGTGGCGCTGGGCGCCTTTGCCGCCCACGCTCTGCGTAGTCGGCTACCGGAGAAGATGCTGGGTGTATTTCAGACCGGAGTGCAATATCAGCTCTGGCACACGGCAGCGCTGATCGGTGTGGCACTGCTCCTGTTGCGCTGGCCTGAAAGTGCGCTGTTCAAGGCCTCGGGAGCGCTGTTCGTGGTCGGCATTCTGCTGTTTTCCGGCAGCCTGTATCTGATGACCCTCGGCGGTCTGCGCCTGGGCATGGTCACGCCGATCGGTGGCGTGTGTTTTCTGGCGGCCTGGGTGTGTTTCGGAATGGGTGTCTGGCGTTCGATGTGA
- the thiS gene encoding sulfur carrier protein ThiS, giving the protein MQIKLNGEAHPLDSSISLADLVEQLELTGKRLAVELNLEIVPRSQYADTRLNDGDRVEIVHAIGGG; this is encoded by the coding sequence ATGCAGATCAAATTGAATGGCGAAGCCCATCCTCTCGATTCCTCCATCAGCCTGGCCGACCTGGTCGAGCAGCTGGAATTGACCGGCAAGCGACTGGCCGTCGAGCTGAATCTGGAGATCGTGCCGCGTAGTCAGTATGCCGACACACGTCTGAACGACGGTGATCGGGTCGAAATCGTCCACGCCATTGGCGGCGGCTAG
- a CDS encoding thiazole synthase, with translation MTDMQQDALEIAGVRYRSRLLVGTGKYKDMDETRDAIEASGAEIVTVAIRRTNIGQNPGEPNLLDVVPPDRYTILPNTAGCFTAEDAVRTCRLARELLDGRNLVKLEVLADQKTLFPNVVETIKAAEVLVKDGFDVMVYTSDDPIIARQLAEIGCVAVMPLAGLIGSGLGICNPYNLRIILEEATVPVLVDAGVGTASDATIAMELGCAGVLMNTAIAGAQKPVLMAEAMKHAVLAGRGAYLAGRMPRRLYAAASSPLEGTFVGNE, from the coding sequence ATGACAGATATGCAACAAGACGCGCTGGAAATTGCCGGTGTTCGTTACCGTTCCCGCCTTTTGGTCGGCACCGGAAAGTACAAGGACATGGACGAAACGCGGGATGCCATCGAAGCCTCGGGCGCGGAAATCGTCACCGTGGCCATCCGCCGCACCAATATTGGCCAGAATCCCGGAGAGCCTAATCTGCTCGATGTGGTTCCGCCGGATCGTTACACCATCCTGCCCAACACCGCCGGTTGCTTTACCGCAGAGGATGCGGTGCGCACGTGCCGCCTGGCCCGCGAGCTGCTGGATGGCCGCAACCTGGTCAAGCTGGAAGTGCTGGCTGATCAGAAGACCCTGTTCCCCAACGTGGTAGAAACCATTAAAGCCGCCGAAGTGCTGGTCAAGGATGGTTTTGATGTCATGGTTTACACCAGCGACGACCCGATCATCGCCCGCCAGCTGGCGGAGATCGGCTGCGTGGCGGTGATGCCGCTGGCCGGCCTGATCGGTTCCGGTCTGGGCATCTGCAACCCCTACAACCTGCGGATCATTCTCGAAGAAGCCACCGTACCGGTATTGGTCGATGCGGGTGTGGGTACCGCTTCGGACGCAACCATTGCCATGGAGCTGGGCTGTGCCGGAGTGTTGATGAATACGGCTATCGCCGGGGCGCAGAAGCCGGTATTGATGGCCGAGGCGATGAAGCATGCTGTGCTCGCTGGCCGTGGTGCTTACCTGGCGGGGCGCATGCCACGTCGATTGTACGCTGCTGCTTCCTCGCCTCTGGAAGGAACCTTTGTCGGAAATGAGTGA
- the trmB gene encoding tRNA (guanosine(46)-N7)-methyltransferase TrmB encodes MNESQDPEQTPDAEGHPRRTIRSFVMRAGRMTEGQQRGVEKGWPQFGLSLADGALDLDAVFGRQAPRTLEIGFGMGHSLLEMAQAAPEQDFIGIEVHRPGVGALLNGVLNAGVQNVRVYDCDAIEVLNQAVPDGSLDRLLLFFPDPWHKKKHNKRRIVQPAFAELVRRKLKVGGVLHMATDWEHYAEQMLEVMSVAPGYRNQAADGTFVSRPEERPITKFEKRGERLGHGVWDLKFERID; translated from the coding sequence ATGAACGAGAGCCAGGACCCGGAGCAGACCCCGGACGCTGAAGGTCACCCGCGCCGTACCATCCGCAGTTTCGTGATGCGTGCCGGGCGCATGACCGAAGGCCAGCAACGCGGCGTGGAGAAGGGCTGGCCACAGTTTGGTCTGAGCCTGGCTGACGGCGCGCTGGATCTGGATGCGGTGTTTGGCCGTCAGGCGCCACGTACTCTGGAGATCGGCTTCGGCATGGGGCATTCCCTGCTGGAAATGGCCCAGGCTGCGCCGGAGCAGGATTTTATCGGTATCGAAGTGCACCGTCCCGGTGTCGGCGCGCTGCTCAATGGCGTACTCAATGCCGGCGTGCAGAATGTGCGGGTGTATGACTGCGATGCCATCGAAGTGCTGAATCAGGCGGTTCCTGACGGTAGCCTCGACCGCCTGCTGCTGTTCTTCCCTGACCCATGGCACAAGAAGAAGCACAACAAGCGGCGCATCGTGCAGCCGGCGTTTGCCGAATTGGTGCGGCGCAAGCTGAAGGTTGGTGGCGTGCTGCATATGGCCACTGACTGGGAACATTATGCCGAGCAGATGCTTGAGGTGATGAGCGTAGCGCCCGGTTATCGTAACCAGGCAGCCGATGGCACTTTCGTCTCCCGCCCGGAGGAGCGTCCGATTACCAAGTTCGAAAAGCGCGGTGAGCGGCTGGGGCATGGGGTCTGGGATCTGAAGTTCGAGCGCATCGACTAG
- a CDS encoding crotonase/enoyl-CoA hydratase family protein — MQFETLDYQVQDGILTLTLNRPERMNAFNGPMRRELIAAFDAADADDAVRVIIVTGAGRAFCAGADLEKGGDTFNRHTRSDQPEGADLRDGGGTVSLRIYECTKPVIGAFNGAAVGVGVTMTLPMDIRLASTTAKFGFVFARRGITMEACSSWFLPRLVGPMQAMEWAYTGRVFGAEEALKGGLVRSIHEPDELMPAAYELAREIADNTAPMSALLNRQMIWRMLGADHPMEAHKIDSRAIAFMGESEDAKEGVRSFLEKRAPEFKLSTSADRPEFYPWWDERPFE; from the coding sequence ATGCAATTTGAAACCCTCGATTATCAGGTACAGGACGGTATTCTCACCCTGACCCTCAACCGCCCTGAGCGGATGAATGCCTTCAATGGCCCGATGCGTCGGGAGCTGATCGCTGCCTTCGATGCAGCTGACGCCGATGACGCCGTGCGGGTGATCATTGTCACCGGTGCCGGGCGCGCCTTCTGTGCCGGCGCCGATCTGGAGAAGGGCGGCGATACCTTCAACCGCCATACCCGGAGCGATCAGCCCGAGGGCGCCGATCTGCGCGACGGCGGCGGTACTGTCTCGCTGCGCATCTACGAATGCACCAAGCCGGTGATCGGCGCATTCAATGGCGCAGCGGTGGGTGTGGGCGTGACCATGACCTTGCCGATGGATATCCGCCTGGCCTCGACCACTGCCAAATTCGGTTTTGTGTTTGCCCGCCGTGGCATCACCATGGAGGCCTGCTCCAGCTGGTTCCTGCCGCGCCTTGTGGGCCCTATGCAGGCAATGGAGTGGGCTTACACCGGCCGTGTGTTCGGCGCGGAGGAAGCGCTCAAGGGTGGTTTGGTCCGCAGCATTCATGAGCCGGACGAGCTCATGCCGGCGGCCTACGAACTGGCCCGGGAAATTGCCGACAACACCGCGCCCATGTCGGCCCTGCTCAATCGCCAGATGATCTGGCGCATGCTGGGTGCCGATCATCCGATGGAAGCGCACAAGATCGATTCGCGGGCGATTGCCTTTATGGGTGAGTCCGAGGATGCCAAGGAGGGCGTACGCTCTTTCCTGGAAAAACGCGCTCCCGAGTTCAAGCTCAGTACCAGCGCGGATCGGCCGGAGTTCTATCCCTGGTGGGACGAGCGCCCCTTCGAGTAA
- a CDS encoding acyl-CoA thioesterase produces MTTTHHRNDYPYLHPITTRWHDNDIYGHINNVTYYAFFDSAVNSWLINEGRLDIHLGEQVAFVVSSGCDYFAPVAFPEPIEIGVRVAKLGNSSVHYELALFKAGETEACAAGRFVHVFVERASNRACPIPPGPRAALERLLVDR; encoded by the coding sequence ATGACCACCACCCATCATCGCAACGATTACCCCTACCTGCACCCCATCACCACTCGTTGGCACGACAACGATATCTACGGGCATATCAACAACGTCACCTACTACGCCTTTTTCGACAGCGCGGTGAACAGCTGGTTGATCAACGAGGGCAGGCTGGATATTCACCTGGGCGAGCAAGTGGCTTTTGTGGTCAGTTCCGGCTGTGACTACTTTGCACCGGTGGCCTTTCCCGAGCCGATCGAGATAGGGGTGCGGGTAGCGAAGCTGGGCAACAGCTCCGTGCATTACGAACTGGCACTGTTCAAGGCCGGGGAGACCGAAGCCTGCGCCGCTGGGCGTTTCGTCCATGTGTTCGTCGAGCGCGCCAGCAACCGCGCCTGCCCGATTCCACCGGGGCCACGCGCGGCGCTGGAGCGATTGCTGGTAGATCGCTGA
- a CDS encoding iron-containing alcohol dehydrogenase, with product MPSFSFATTARILCETGAASRLAQLCRERDAQRVLIITDPGITQLGLLGDVLPGFADTGMSVEVFDQVVADPPEEVVLAAIRQAREMNAQLIIGFGGGSSMDVAKLVALLAHPHSQQSLADIYGVDNAKGQRLPLIQVPTTAGTGSEVTQIAIITTGATTKTGVVSPLLLPDLAVLDAELTLGLPSAVTAATGIDAMVHAIEAYTSKLKKNPLSDMLAREALRLLAGNLDEAVHNGSNRASRQAMLLGSLLAGQAFANAPVAAVHALAYPLGGHFHIPHGLSNALVLPSVVSFNAPAAESLYAELTPLLVPDCNPGDDASLTDQLITALSQLSPRCNLPSRLRDAGVPESSLELLASEAMLQQRLLVNNLREVTEADALAIYRQAY from the coding sequence ATGCCATCTTTCAGCTTCGCCACCACCGCTCGAATTCTCTGTGAAACCGGTGCTGCCAGCCGCCTCGCGCAGCTGTGTCGGGAGCGAGATGCGCAGCGGGTATTGATCATCACTGACCCCGGCATTACCCAGCTGGGCCTGCTCGGTGATGTACTGCCGGGGTTCGCTGATACCGGCATGAGTGTCGAGGTATTTGATCAGGTCGTGGCCGATCCGCCGGAGGAGGTAGTGCTGGCCGCCATTCGACAGGCACGGGAGATGAATGCGCAGTTGATCATTGGCTTCGGTGGCGGCAGTTCGATGGACGTGGCCAAACTGGTGGCGCTGCTGGCCCATCCGCACAGCCAGCAAAGCCTGGCTGACATCTACGGTGTGGATAATGCCAAGGGCCAGCGTCTGCCACTGATTCAGGTGCCGACCACTGCCGGTACCGGCTCGGAAGTCACGCAGATTGCCATCATCACTACCGGCGCAACCACCAAGACCGGCGTGGTATCACCTTTGCTGTTGCCGGATCTGGCGGTACTGGACGCCGAATTGACGCTCGGACTGCCATCGGCGGTCACCGCCGCCACTGGCATCGACGCCATGGTGCATGCCATTGAGGCTTACACAAGCAAACTGAAAAAGAATCCGCTGTCCGATATGCTCGCCCGTGAGGCACTGCGCCTGTTGGCCGGGAATCTGGACGAGGCAGTGCACAACGGCAGCAACCGCGCATCACGACAGGCCATGCTGCTCGGCTCGCTGCTCGCCGGACAGGCCTTTGCCAACGCGCCAGTGGCGGCGGTACATGCCTTGGCCTATCCCCTGGGTGGGCATTTCCATATTCCCCATGGCCTATCCAACGCGCTGGTATTGCCCAGCGTGGTTTCCTTCAATGCGCCGGCTGCCGAGTCGCTGTATGCCGAGCTGACACCGCTGCTGGTGCCGGACTGCAATCCTGGGGATGATGCCAGCCTGACCGATCAGCTGATCACTGCGCTCTCGCAACTCAGCCCCCGCTGCAACCTGCCCAGTCGCCTGCGCGATGCCGGCGTGCCGGAGAGCAGCCTGGAGCTGCTGGCAAGCGAGGCCATGTTGCAACAACGGCTGCTGGTGAACAATCTGCGGGAAGTGACCGAGGCCGATGCCCTGGCGATTTATCGGCAGGCGTATTGA